One genomic segment of Pseudomonadota bacterium includes these proteins:
- a CDS encoding tryptophan 7-halogenase has product MKNVARHIVIVGTDAPAWLSACVLHYALAPAGVRVTVVELPGRARPADVFATLPALEPLHTRLRIDEAKLIGATRGAFTLGKLFTDSAGHAAPFFHAYGSTGTRIEKKEFLPHWLKAHRAGFPVGFTEFCLTAAAARHGRMLVPDPEVEGFGFTDYGYHLPAIPYGAWLRALALRRGVQVHAAQSVAACLEAGGDIEALDLDGGRQVVGDFFLDVTGGDASLIGAALGVATESWRPSFMADRALTAFGAPLPAAPIYSEVRACAEGWVSLQASQVCTHVLHAYSSESYSHAGGDEAALRTLARVTRMELRDAAIRPLEPGRRAYAWQRNCVAIGESACRFDPIHAVDLQAVQVGLVHLLPLFPVSADYGVERAEYNQNVRAAFERIRDFQQAHYRLNRYGTSPFWQKGRAAQPGSELAHKIDAFRARGDVVYYEDETFAIDDWQSLLLGHGVLPETYDPAVDRTSQEVVEREFRRILAFIAKKVGEQMSHTEYLQSVCGLPDPGARAAGPAFS; this is encoded by the coding sequence GTGAAAAACGTCGCCCGTCACATCGTGATCGTGGGCACCGACGCGCCCGCGTGGCTCTCGGCCTGCGTGCTGCACTACGCCCTCGCGCCCGCGGGCGTGAGGGTTACCGTCGTCGAACTACCGGGCCGCGCGCGCCCGGCGGATGTTTTCGCCACGCTGCCCGCGCTCGAGCCGTTGCATACGCGGCTGCGCATCGACGAAGCGAAGTTGATCGGCGCGACGCGCGGCGCGTTCACGCTCGGCAAACTGTTTACCGACAGCGCCGGCCATGCCGCGCCGTTTTTCCATGCGTACGGCTCGACCGGGACGCGCATCGAAAAGAAGGAGTTTCTGCCGCACTGGTTGAAGGCTCACCGTGCCGGATTTCCGGTGGGGTTTACCGAGTTCTGCCTCACGGCCGCCGCCGCGCGCCATGGCCGCATGCTCGTACCCGATCCCGAGGTCGAGGGTTTCGGCTTCACGGATTACGGCTACCACCTGCCCGCGATTCCGTACGGCGCCTGGCTCAGGGCCCTGGCGTTGCGCCGTGGTGTGCAGGTCCACGCGGCGCAGTCGGTGGCGGCGTGCCTGGAAGCGGGCGGCGATATCGAAGCGCTCGATCTCGATGGCGGGCGCCAGGTGGTCGGCGATTTTTTTCTGGACGTCACCGGCGGCGATGCCAGTCTGATCGGCGCCGCGCTCGGCGTGGCAACAGAAAGCTGGCGGCCGTCCTTCATGGCCGATCGCGCGCTGACCGCCTTCGGCGCGCCGCTGCCGGCGGCGCCTATCTATTCGGAAGTCCGTGCCTGTGCCGAAGGCTGGGTGTCGCTGCAGGCGAGCCAGGTCTGCACGCACGTGCTGCATGCGTATTCGAGCGAGTCATATTCCCACGCGGGGGGCGACGAGGCGGCGCTGCGGACGCTCGCGCGTGTCACGCGCATGGAATTGCGCGACGCGGCGATTCGTCCGCTCGAGCCGGGTCGGCGCGCGTATGCCTGGCAACGAAACTGCGTGGCGATCGGCGAGTCCGCCTGCCGCTTCGATCCGATTCACGCCGTGGATCTGCAGGCCGTGCAGGTGGGCCTCGTGCACCTGCTGCCGCTGTTCCCGGTGAGCGCGGACTACGGCGTCGAGCGCGCCGAGTACAACCAGAACGTGCGCGCCGCGTTCGAACGCATCCGGGATTTCCAGCAGGCTCACTACCGTCTCAACCGTTATGGGACTTCGCCGTTCTGGCAGAAGGGCCGGGCGGCCCAGCCGGGGTCTGAGCTCGCGCACAAGATCGACGCATTTCGCGCGCGCGGCGATGTCGTTTATTACGAGGACGAAACGTTTGCGATCGACGACTGGCAGTCGTTGTTGCTCGGGCACGGCGTGCTGCCCGAGACCTACGACCCGGCGGTCGACCGCACGTCCCAGGAGGTCGTGGAACGCGAGTTCCGGCGGATCCTCGCGTTCATCGCCAAGAAAGTGGGTGAGCAGATGTCGCACACCGAGTATCTGCAGTCCGTCTGTGGCCTGCCGGATCCGGGTGCACGCGCGGCAGGGCCCGCATTCTCGTGA